In Antennarius striatus isolate MH-2024 chromosome 8, ASM4005453v1, whole genome shotgun sequence, a single window of DNA contains:
- the pcm1 gene encoding pericentriolar material 1 protein isoform X6: MATGGTPFEDGTDDLHNWTVTNGSLTDRLNNMDWGVQQKKANRSSDKNKKKLSAEVESRLTNDISPESTPGAGRRRARTPHSFPHVKYSTQMSVPDQAELDKLRQRINFTDTDERSIGSDSQGRVTAANNQRQLPGENKKPYNFLPLHVNTNKSKELVIPSSSAPVTPAVTKETKKQSPGLRDMSAPLVSTNDPPVLVCGETERGSVRHREYARREPRMDSSQVVSKLVQIREYISKASSMRDDLVEKNDVSANVERLSELIDHLKEQEKSYLRFLQKMLTQENEDDDDGVVVLHPVRVSGSLQEGPSLNTEGDRPETMHADQREELENLRKQHELLKKMLEQQEQLRALQGRQEALMAMQNSAEQALAVIEDNVVTETTGSVSGLSITSELNEELNELIQRFHNQLHDSRSKTVPDNRRQAESLSLSREVCWPRATQSAGPPHHRPVLHSASGPHSGLDTGATAANAKLTKLQELQDKKQTMDKILQELHMLRDQTLNNNTGRGLSTQCSLNMGGSSDCPSAISSNGASASSSFHPSLTQHQDSSNSTDKLRKLKEVHKRLNELRELVQYYEQTSDMMVDAVNENVKEDDDEEEEEEDETEDSSMFEAVFDSEQENRPLVTNIRNTPRSGNWVDLNTLTNGRGAGTSATNNRDGRLNTKCEINNRSAANLFSINMPSTIGCHFNRDIPYNELKGDDEDEDGQDNDERARAVAPDSEVSGSSRRSSLGKEGIFVPKDRKQIRMKKLQRLQELAAMIQTDTDDTTTNEDEALHQQPNNARLVWPGLLRPGSKQNPRDRSSFQTREKMYQEILHYQMEELKQLFEQCQKKSQQAWPSIDMQSSQSSSASQPGLLRKAPTAVVSTPVTSSSSGPKTNSAVQKTPDPEVAASSVTDNGQLWSDLRHHQILREELRQRRKHLEFLMAEHQRCSGVSDSPRHAADPEGLAPPSLPVSTDERTMATWGSSPCQLNDDNEYVYQSEMGTEEEEERDECAESSSDDDIQIYSSSRNQSSYSNRKNHGRNSKPRDIYPNSVSGSPCFHNNSKTQQQQQPRGLNQSQHGGTRRQENLRWASELSFAEVSCQWQEQIRHLQRQLDFSTSMSQTLLQDQQTLSYMLQTLLTGQYHMLPNTLSSPQIQLVMHQLNQCYTQLAWQQSNVQRLKQVLNDLLRQQQQQQQRQPHVSSTTGWQRQKQGSGRESSPSPSASPGTFRPFPSTQHSLANGMPAAAIPTIPPSFQLYPLIPGSLGEFPQGAAGQVSPEHQKQHLDPNTSMKTEYMSFPPPLQRSPVNPNIERGLTDWSNTYYANNAFHRYPSNTVLQQSPPSTPTFASHHHRPQQFDRASQESLSSMPDPVDSTTITKTYKAGCKASAQANLATRSKTPNSKSHRKRGKGHNRNFEGQESDSVSSTTDFAQERAPSSRQKDQNKSLLDKLTREKLDSKSKLGNKQNDLSSAYAWRTPFLSNRIACTEAPDASSDFSLFEALRETIYSEVATLISQNESRPHFLIELFHELQLLHTDYLRQRALYSLQEIVTRHLAEKRAAEDLLPPLGAAAWATGSQSELTPSESRATSDAEVEKSMNPMHAGKKIRDDEESVDDDSTVSTSSNLEPFASDDLGNTVIHLDKALARIREYERMKLKAQFNPCNANAVAVGASEVSNAEHPSAFPADQLEEGATAVHCPQIDTQQLDRQIKAIMTEVIPFLKENMGEVCSPQLLTSVRHMVLSLTQQNDESKAFFRIFHRQLGGILQDSLDKFVGHTLNDCGEDLVVEISEILFNELAFFRLMQDLDNGTGEALAAKHKYKKQLSQTSDSPKENKLSVAEKLPSPAYAEEDKVSHLRYLQQNCLDEAEKEGSSPQELYLQTERKNSRSSEASEDVENGQGILLSISLSKAETQALTNYGSGEDENEEEEMEEFEAGPVDVQTSLQASADKQVELEEMTDETQENKTEQRSSKNDNGGDGDDGDDEMNASVGPADSTVEKCDGADFQGPEGSSSSVEPPASGGGSTAPGGQDVPKESITTSSTDTDSPVMINLDEMGSGYASQKSDEEDYVKVDDLPVQLTVMCEEELQKRIVEEQQNNNLSVEILNGNTESLTGLVGNAHALKEPDTVGAQSE, from the exons ATGGCAACTGGAGGCACTCCTTTTGAAGACGGCACAGATGATCTGCACAATTGGACCGTAACCAATGGCAGTCTGACGGACAGACTCAACAACATG GACTGGGGAGTACAGCAGAAAAAAGCCAATCGATCCTCTGATAAGAATAAGAAGAAGCTCTCAGCTGAGGTGGAAAGCCGTTTGACTAATGACATTTCGCCAGAGTCCACACCTGGCGCTGGGCGCAGGAGAGCACGCACTCCTCATTCCTTTCCCCACGTCAAGTACAGTACCCAGATGTCTGTTCCAGACCAGGCAGAGCTGGACAAACTCCGTCAGAGAATCAATTTCACAGATACGGACGAG AGGAGCATTGGCAGTGACTCCCAGGGACGTGTCACAGCTGCCAACAACCAGCGACAGTTACcaggagaaaacaaaaagcCCTACAACTTCCTACCTCTGCATGTAAACACTAATAAAAGCAAGGAGCTGGTCATTCCATCCTCTTCTGCCCCAGTGACACCAGCTGTCACCAAGGAAACAAAGAAGCAGAGCCCAGGACTAAGGGATATGTCAGCCCCTTTGGTTTCTACTAATGATCCCCCAGTGCTTGTATGTGGTGAAACTGAGAGAGGATCTGTAAGGCACAGAGAGTATGCAAGGAGAGAGCCCAGAATGGACAGCAGCCAG GTGGTGAGCAAACTGGTACAGATCCGGGAGTACATCAGTAAGGCCAGCTCCATGCGGGATGACCTGGTGGAGAAGAACGATGTGTCGGCAAACGTGGAGCGCCTCTCCGAGCTCATCGACCACCTCAAGGAGCAGGAGAAGTCCTACTTACGGTTCCTACAGAAAATGCTG acacaggaaaatgaagatgatgatgatggtgtcgTGGTCCTGCATCCTGTGAGGGTCTCAGGCTCACTCCAAGAGGGCCCCTCCCTTAACACTGAG ggaGACAGGCCAGAGACGATGCATGCTGACCAGAGGGAGGAGCTAGAGAACTTGCGTAAGCAGCACGAGCTCCTGAAGAAGatgctggagcagcaggagcagctcaGGGCCCTGCAGGGCCGGCAGGAAGCGCTGATGGCCATGCAGAACAGTGCGGAACAGGCACTTGCTGTGATTGAAGACAATG TTGTTACAGAAACCACAGGCAGCGTTTCAGGCCTCAGCATCACATCAGAACTGAACGAAGAGTTGAATGAATTGATACAGCGTTTCCACAATCAACTGCATGACTCTCGG AGCAAAACAGTGCCTGACAACCGTCGTCAGGCAGAAAGCCTTTCCCTCTCCAGAGAGGTTTGCTGGCCTAGGGCTACACAGTCTGCTGGTCCACCTCATCACAGGCCTGTCCTCCATTCTGCTTCTGGGCCCCACTCTGGCTTGGACACAGGAGCGACGGCTGCTAACGCCAAACTAACAAAGCTTCAAGAGCTccaagataaaaaacaaaccatggataagatcctgcaggagctgcataTGCTCAGAGACCAGACACTCAATAACAACACAG GTCGTGGCTTGTCAACACAGTGCAGTCTCAATATGGGAGGATCTTCAGATTGTCCATCTGCTATTTCCTCCAATGGGGCTTCAGCTTCTTCGTCCTTCCATCCTTCACTCACACAACACCAGGACAGCTCCAATTCCACAGACAAGCTCAG GAAGCTGAAGGAGGTCCACAAGCGTCTGAATGAGTTGAGGGAGTTGGTTCAGTACTACGAGCAGACTTCTGACATGATGGTAGACGCAGTCAATGAGAATGTGAAAGAAGAtgatgacgaggaggaggaggaagaggacgaaaCAGAGGACAGTTCTATGTTTGAGGCAGTGTTTGACTCCGAGCAGGAGAACCGACCTCTTGTTACAAACATCAG AAACACGCCACGCAGTGGGAACTGGGTGGACTTGAACACTTTGACCAATGGACGTGGTGCCGGGACGAGTGCCACCAACAACCGAGATGGCAGACTCAACACCAAGTGTGAGATCAACAACCGGTCAGCTGCAAACCTCTTCAGCATCAACATGCCTTCAACCATAG GATGCCATTTCAATAGGGACATTCCCTATAATGAGTTGAagggtgatgatgaggatgaagatggtcAGGATAATGATGAACGGGCACGGGCTGTGGCTCCAGACAGTGAGGTATCGGGGTCCAGTCGAAGAAGCAGCCTGGGGAAGGAGGGAATCTTTGTCCCAAAGGATCGCAAGCAGATCAGGATGAAGAAACTCCAACGGCTGCAAGAGCTGGCGGCCATGATTCAG ACTGACACAGATGACACAACAACTAATGAAGATGAAGCTTTACACCAACAACCAAATAATGCCAGACTTGTCTGGCCTGGATTGTTGAGACCTGGATCTAAACAGAATCCCAGAGATCGCAGCTCCTTCCAAACCAG AGAGAAGATGTATCAAGAGATATTACATTATCAGATGGAAGAACTGAAACAACTCTTTGAACAGTGTCAGAAGAAGAGTCAGCAGGCGTGGCCCAGCATTGACATGCAG TCATCTCAGTCAAGCTCAGCGAGTCAGCCGGGTTTGCTGAGAAAGGCTCCGACTGCAGTCGTTTCTACCCCGGTAACATCCTCTTCATCTGGACCTAAAACGAACTCGGCTGTGCAAAAAACCCCTGATCCAGAAGTCGCTGCGTCTTCAGTCACTGATAATGGG CAGCTTTGGTCTGATTTGCGCCACCACCAGATTTTACGGGAAGAACTGCGGCAGCGTAGGAAACACCTGGAGTTCTTAATGGCTGAACACCAGAGGTGTAGCGGCGTCAGTGACTCTCCTCGGCACGCTGCTGACCCAGAAGGCCTTGCTCCACCCTCACTGCCTGTCAGTACAGATGAAAG GACAATGGCCACATGGGGCTCCTCTCCCTGCCAACTCAATGATGATAATGAATATGTATATCAGTCAGAGATGGgtacagaagaggaagaggagcgtgaTGAATGTGCAGAGAGCAGTTCTGATGATGATATCCAAATCTACTCATCCAGCAGGAACCAGTCCTCCTACAGTAACAGGAAGAATCATGGAAG AAACTCAAAGCCTCGGGATATATATCCAAATAGCGTCAGTGGAAGTCCATGTTTTCATAACAACAGTAagacgcagcagcagcagcagcccagaGGTTTGAACCAGAGTCAGCATGGCGGCACGCGGCGGCAAGAGAACCTGCGCTGGGCCTCTGAGCTCTCCTTCGCAGAGGTATCATGTCAATGGCAGGAGCAGATCAGACATCTGCAGAGACAGCTCGACTTCAGTACCAGCATGAGTCAGACGCTCCTGCAGGACCAACAG ACCCTGTCCTATATGCTACAAACCCTGCTAACAGGCCAGTACCACATGCTACCCAACACTCTGTCTTCACCACAGATCCAGCTCGTCATGCATCAGCTCAACCAGTGTTACACCCAACTGGCTTGGCAGCAAAGCAACGTGCAAAG ACTGAAGCAAGTCCTGAATGACCTCCTtcgccagcagcagcagcagcagcaacgtCAGCCGCATGTGTCCTCAACAACAGGATGGCAAAGACAGAAGCAGGGCTCCGGCCGGGAATCCAGCCCCAGTCCTTCAGCTTCTCCCGGCACCTTTCGACCTTTCCCTTCCACTCAGCATTCTCTAGCCAATGGCATGCCGGCTGCTGCCATACCGACAATCCCTCCGA GCTTTCAGTTGTATCCACTCATTCCTGGTTCCTTGGGGGAGTTCCCTCAGGGTGCAGCAGGTCAGGTGTCCCCTGAACACCAGAAGCAGCATTTAGACCCCAACACTTCAATGAAAACAGAGTACATGAGTTTCCCTCCTCCACTCCAGCGCTCTCCTGTCAACCCCAACATAGAGAGGGG GCTGACTGACTGGTCAAACACCTACTATGCAAACAACGCCTTCCACCGTTATCCATCTAACACGGTGCTCCAACAGTCTCCCCCCTCCACGCCCACTTTTGCCAGCCACCACCATCGACCTCAGCAGTTTGACAGGGCGTCGCAGGAAAGCCTGAGCAGCATGCCTGATCCCGTTGATTCCACAACCATCACAAAGACCTACAAGGCCGGTTGCAAGGCTTCTGCACAAGCCAACCTGGCTACTCGAAGCAAGACGCCAAATTCAAAGAGTCATCGCAAGAGAGGCAAAGGACATAACAGGAACTTTGAAG GCCAGGAGAGTGACAGTGTGAGTAGTACTACTGACTTCGCCCAGGAGAGGGCGCCTTCGTCTCGGCAGAAGGATCAGAATAAGAGTCTGCTGGACAAGCTCACCCGAGAGAAACTGGACAGCAAGTCTAAGCTTGGGAACAAGCAAAATGACCTCTCCTCTG CATATGCTTGGAGAACACCCTTCCTCTCTAACAGAATTGCATGCACAGAAGCACCAG ATGCAAGCAGTGACTTCTCGCTGTTCGAGGCGCTGAGGGAGACCATCTACTCTGAGGTGGCTACTTTGATATCCCAGAACGAGTCCCGTCCACACTTCCTCATTGAGCTCTTCCAcgagctgcagctgctccacACCGACTATTTGCGGCAGAGGGCTCTGTATTCCTTACAG GAAATAGTGACCAGGCACCTGGCGGAGAAACGAGCCGCGGAGGACCTGCTGCCCCCCCTTGGCGCTGCAGCGTGGGCCACAGGCTCCCAGTCCGAACTCACACCCAGCGAGAGCCGAGCCACCAGCGACGCA gaggtGGAGAAAAGCATGAAcccaatgcatgctgggaaaaagaTAAGGGATGATGAAGAATCTGTGGACGATGACAGCACCGTCTCAACTTCCTCCAACCTGGAACCATTTGCCAGCGATGACCTGG GAAACACAGTGATTCATTTAGACAAGGCTTTGGCCAGGATTAGGGAGTATGAGCGCATGAAGCTTAAAGCTCAATTTAACCCCTGCAACGCCAACGCTGTAGCTGTGGGTGCCTCGGAAGTCTCAAATGCTGAACATCCTTCTGCTTTTCCTGCTGACCAGCTGGAAG AGGGCGCCACGGCCGTGCACTGCCCTCAGATCGACACGCAGCAGTTGGATCGTCAGATCAAAGCCATCATGACAGAAGTCATTCCTTTCCTCAAG GAGAACATGGGCGAGGTGTGTTCCCCCCAGCTGCTCACATCTGTGCGACACATGGTTCTTAGTCTCACCCAGCAAAACGATGAAAGCAAAGCGTTTTTCCGCATTTTCCACAGACAGCTGGGAGGCATACTGCAG gACTCTCTTGATAAATTTGTGGGTCACACTCTGAACGACTGTGGGGAAGACCTTGTGGTGGAGATCTCAGAGATCCTCTTCAACGAACTGGCCTTCTTTAGGCTCATGCAAGATTTGGACAACGGCACCGGGGAGGCCTTGGCAGCCAAACACAAATATAAGAAGCAGCTCAGTCAAACGAGTGACAGTCCCAAA GAAAATAAGCTCAGTGTTGCTGAAAAATTACCTTCCCCAGCTTACGCAGAGGAAGACAAAGTCAGTCATTTAAGATATTTACAGCAAAACTGCCTAGATGAGGCTGAGAAGGAGGGAAGTTCTCCCCAGGAACTTTACCTTCAGACGGAGAGGAAGAACAGCAGGAGCAGTGAAGCTTCAGAGGACGTTGAGAACGGTCAAGGAATACTTCTGTCCATCA GTCTTTCCAAAGCAGAGACTCAGGCCCTGACAAACTACGGCAGTGGGGAGGAtgagaacgaggaggaggaaatggaggAATTTGAAGCTGGACCCGTTGACGTCCAGACATCTTTGCAGGCGTCTGCCGATAAacaggtggagctggag GAGATGACGGACGAGACCCAGGAGAACAAAACTGAACAAAGGAGTTCAAAGAACGACAATgggggtgatggtgatgatggtgatgatg AAATGAATGCGTCAGTCGGACCGGCTGATTCTACAGTAGAGAAGTGCGATGGGGCTGATTTCCAGGGGCCTGAAGGGAGCAGTTCTTCGGTCGAGCCTCCCGCCTCAGGCGGAGGCTCCACAGCTCCTGGTGGTCAAGACGTCCCGAAAGAATCAATCACCACGAGCAGCACGGACACGGATTCACCTGTCATGATCAATTTAGAC GAGATGGGCTCCGGTTACGCCAGTCAGAAGTCGGATGAAGAAGACTACGTGAAGGTGGATGATTTACCAGTGCAGCTCACCGTCATGTGTGAG GAGGAACTGCAGAAGAGAATAGTTGAGGAGCAGCAGAATAACAATCTGTCAGTAGAAATCCTCAATGGGAACACAGAGTCACTGACTGGGCTGGTGGGGAACGCACACGCACTGAAGGAACCAG ATACCGTTGGCGCCCAGAGTGAGTGA